A window of Variovorax sp. HW608 genomic DNA:
GTTCGAACGCGGCCTGGAAGGCTTCGGCCGAATCGCAGAAGACATGGCACATGCCGACATACACCGGCGGCGCGCCGGGAGCGCCGCCGGCCAGCCCCTTGTCGATGGTGTAGGACTTGCACGCATCGCCCAGCAAGCGCTTGAGCATCGGCATGTGCGAATCGCGGTAGTAGTCGTGGTCGAAGCGGGACCCGGGCGTGTGCGGGTACATCACGCTGACTTTGATCATGTTGCGTCTCCTGTTGCCAAGCGAGGGAGCATAGGAGAACGCGCAGCCGCGAACAAGGCGCGGCGGACTCAGCGGCCGCGGGATTCCCAGAAACCGCGGTGCGTCGCGATCAGCTCCTCCGCGACCTCGGGCACCGGACCGTCGACCTCGATCGTCTTCTGGCCGCGCGCGAACAGCTCGCGGCAGGGCAGCGACAGCGTCGGGTTCTCGGGATGGTCGCCGGTGAGCGCGAGCAGCGCGGCTTCTTCCGCGCCGTAGACCACGCGCCCGATGTTGGCCCAGTAGATCGTCCCCGCGCACATCGCGCAGGGCTCGAAAGTGGTCACCAGCGTGCACTGCGCGAGGTAGTCGGCCGGGTAGTTCAGCGACGCGGTACGTGCGAGCGTGGCCTCGGCGTGCTGCACCGTGTCGATGTTGCCCTGCTCGGCGAGCACCGTTTCTCCGTCCGGCGCGACCAGGACCGCGCCGAAGGGATGGCGGCCCATCGCCATCGCGCGCCGCGCGACCTCGTTGGCGCGGCGCAGGGCCTTCAGCTTCTGTTCGTCATTCACCTTGCGAGCCCCGATGCGCCCAGGCGGTGGTGTGCTTCTCGACCGCGCTGAAGAGCTCGTACATCCCCATCGCCATCGCGCCCACCACCATCAGGCCCGCGAAGGCCAGGCCCATCTGCATCGACGAGCCGGCGGAGATCAGCAGGTAGCCGATGCCTTCGTTGGCCGCGGTCATCTCCGACACCGTGGTGCCGACGAAGGCCAGCGTGATCGCGACCTTGAGCGAGGCGTAGAAATACGGCAGCGAGCGCGGCAGGCCGATCTTCACCAGCACGTCCCAGCGCTTGGCGCCAAGCACGCGCAGCACGTCTTCCAGCTCGGGCTCGAGCGTCGCCAGGCCGGTCGCGATGTTGACCATGATCGGGAAGAAGCTGATGAGAAAGGCCGTGAGGATCGCCGGCCCGATGCCGATGCCGAACCAGACCACGAGGATAGGCACGAAGGCCGCCTTCGGCAATGCGTTGAAGGCGGTCATCAGCGGGTACACCGCCGCATAGGCCACGCGCGAGCTGCCGATCACGAAGCCCAGCAGCACGCCCACCACGATCGCGATGCCGAAGCCCGCCA
This region includes:
- a CDS encoding EthD family reductase; this translates as MIKVSVMYPHTPGSRFDHDYYRDSHMPMLKRLLGDACKSYTIDKGLAGGAPGAPPVYVGMCHVFCDSAEAFQAAFEPHAKEILGDIANYTDIKPVMQISEVVVG
- a CDS encoding nucleoside deaminase, which codes for MNDEQKLKALRRANEVARRAMAMGRHPFGAVLVAPDGETVLAEQGNIDTVQHAEATLARTASLNYPADYLAQCTLVTTFEPCAMCAGTIYWANIGRVVYGAEEAALLALTGDHPENPTLSLPCRELFARGQKTIEVDGPVPEVAEELIATHRGFWESRGR
- a CDS encoding ABC transporter permease; the encoded protein is MKNNKQVERWSPWLLLVAVIVLWQIICSGFGVSEFIFPSPWRIWTQFWEFKEVIAGHAWRTFWVTMAGFGIAIVVGVLLGFVIGSSRVAYAAVYPLMTAFNALPKAAFVPILVVWFGIGIGPAILTAFLISFFPIMVNIATGLATLEPELEDVLRVLGAKRWDVLVKIGLPRSLPYFYASLKVAITLAFVGTTVSEMTAANEGIGYLLISAGSSMQMGLAFAGLMVVGAMAMGMYELFSAVEKHTTAWAHRGSQGE